In Nitrosophilus alvini, the following are encoded in one genomic region:
- the folE gene encoding GTP cyclohydrolase I FolE yields the protein MDKKTEFENAVKKILTLIGEDPERDGLKKTPERVFKAYEHLCSGYSKNPADILNEALFESTNDEMVVVRDIEFYSLCEHHLLPVIGRAHIAYIPDGKVVGLSKIPRMVEVFARRLQIQEQMTEQIADAIMETVKPKGVGVVLQARHMCMEMRGVEKICSTTVSSAIRGIFREQKTREEFFNIINSPVSNRF from the coding sequence ATGGATAAAAAAACAGAGTTTGAAAATGCAGTAAAAAAAATTTTAACTCTTATAGGAGAGGACCCTGAGAGAGATGGCTTGAAAAAAACACCTGAAAGAGTATTTAAAGCATATGAGCATCTATGTAGCGGTTACAGTAAAAATCCGGCCGATATATTGAATGAAGCACTTTTTGAGAGTACAAACGATGAAATGGTAGTAGTAAGAGACATTGAATTCTACTCTCTTTGCGAACATCATCTACTGCCAGTTATCGGACGTGCACATATAGCATATATTCCCGACGGAAAAGTTGTAGGTCTTTCAAAAATTCCCAGAATGGTAGAAGTATTTGCAAGAAGGCTCCAGATACAGGAACAGATGACAGAACAGATTGCAGATGCTATAATGGAGACAGTAAAACCTAAAGGCGTTGGAGTAGTTCTTCAGGCCAGGCATATGTGTATGGAGATGAGAGGAGTTGAAAAAATCTGCTCTACTACGGTAAGTTCTGCTATCAGAGGAATATTCAGAGAACAGAAAACCAGAGAAGAGTTTTTTAATATTATCAATTCACCTGTTAGTAATAGGTTTTAA
- a CDS encoding NifS family cysteine desulfurase: MRVYLDNNATTMVDPKVKEAMDPFFCEIYGNPNSLHDFGTASHPYLRRAMDQLYSGINASDEDDVVVTSCATESNNWVIKSVYFDHILNGNKNHVITSEVEHPSVIAAFKWLEKRGVNVTYLPVNSEGIVEAHTVKDFIRDDTALVSIMWANNETGMIFPIEEIAEICKERDVLFHTDGVQAIGKIPVDVQKAGVDYMSFSAHKFHGPKGVGGLYIRKGKELTPLLHGGEHMRGLRSGTLNVPGIVGMGLAMELANSYLDVEKTEVRRLRDKLEDALLEIPDTFVVGSRDKRVPNTILISIRGVEGEAMLWDLNRAGIAASTGSACASEDLEANPVMEAIGAEADLAHTAVRLSLSRFTTEEEIDYTIKEFKKAVERLRSISSSYAYKPANV, translated from the coding sequence ATGAGAGTCTATCTGGACAACAACGCCACAACAATGGTCGATCCGAAAGTAAAAGAGGCGATGGATCCTTTCTTTTGCGAAATATACGGCAATCCAAACTCGCTGCACGATTTCGGTACGGCAAGCCATCCATATCTAAGACGTGCGATGGATCAGTTGTACAGCGGTATTAACGCAAGCGATGAAGATGATGTAGTAGTGACTTCATGCGCGACAGAATCAAACAACTGGGTCATAAAATCGGTATATTTTGATCATATTCTTAATGGCAACAAAAATCATGTTATCACATCGGAAGTAGAACACCCCTCCGTAATAGCAGCATTTAAATGGCTGGAGAAAAGAGGTGTTAACGTAACCTATCTTCCGGTTAACAGTGAAGGTATAGTAGAAGCGCACACTGTAAAAGATTTTATAAGGGACGATACCGCTCTTGTATCGATTATGTGGGCGAACAACGAAACCGGAATGATTTTTCCGATAGAAGAGATTGCCGAAATATGCAAAGAAAGAGATGTACTGTTTCACACCGACGGCGTACAGGCGATAGGAAAAATTCCTGTCGATGTCCAGAAGGCCGGAGTCGACTATATGAGTTTCTCCGCACATAAATTTCATGGCCCCAAAGGTGTAGGAGGTCTATATATAAGAAAAGGCAAAGAGCTGACTCCTCTTCTTCACGGCGGCGAACATATGAGGGGACTTAGAAGCGGTACCCTCAATGTTCCCGGTATTGTGGGAATGGGACTTGCCATGGAGCTTGCAAACAGCTATCTTGATGTGGAGAAGACAGAGGTCAGACGCCTTAGAGACAAACTTGAAGATGCTCTTTTGGAAATTCCCGATACTTTCGTCGTCGGAAGCAGAGACAAAAGAGTGCCGAATACTATACTTATAAGTATAAGGGGCGTGGAAGGCGAAGCGATGCTTTGGGATCTCAACCGAGCAGGGATCGCAGCAAGTACCGGAAGTGCGTGCGCCAGCGAAGACCTTGAGGCAAACCCCGTTATGGAGGCTATAGGAGCCGAAGCCGACCTTGCGCATACGGCGGTAAGACTGAGCCTGAGCAGGTTTACAACCGAAGAGGAGATAGACTACACCATAAAAGAGTTTAAAAAAGCTGTAGAGAGACTAAGAAGCATATCAAGCAGTTATGCCTACAAACCGGCAAATGTTTAA
- a CDS encoding HAD-IC family P-type ATPase — protein MNNEILGQFLLFMALIFGMSYLLAGLLERLKIPGILSALFIAMALHYTPLKSMMTTGPIGDVFTALAELGVLFLLFFIGSEIDIKQMRSQSKDIVVATVLNTIFPFILGVAVMIYLGYGWMIAFVIGVTRMPTAEAVVVPILDQFRLTRTKVGSYIIGVGVLDDVIEVFLVAFVSVWIGTLQAGTGFLEGDILKIVFHLIVFVLFAWVARRWILIPLSRWLETKVSNLIFLAIITLFLFGGYAEYSELGLVVGAITAGMLMQPVFDAANKAGQRAAYAIRAVSYGFFGVIFFLWIGLSIDLEGLIKSPELAILLFLAAFLGKLIGIFLMVPMKKLSPKEAWVIGIGLNARLTTEIIVAKLLLDAKIIDVKLFTALVAASSLSTIIVPIFFSALVVRWKKEIFVSLPQKVKPKAAEKKPTVPAWYAKKPEEVALLLHTDPQKGLSEDEARKRFKIYGPNQLKTARKERWYKILLRQFSDILIIILLIAAAIAYAIGETSDTWTILLIVLLNGILGFVQEYRAEKAIEALQKMLSPRCKVIREGREKEIEARFLVPGDLVKLQIGDKVPADLRLIEAVNLKADESVLTGESVPVPKQTDPVPENTPLSGRSSMVWMGTNITNGYGKGVVVATAMRTEFGRIAKMTSEVEETRTPLQKKLAVLGKKLGVISVAISAFVAIAGYFLGKDLMEMFLTGVSLAVAVVPEGLPAVVTITLALGVKAMVKQNALLRRLQAAEALGSANFICTDKTGTLTQNQMTVKEIRLMGHRLQVTGSGYEPKGSFLEEGKKIDPKREPDLIELLKTGLICNHASLYKENSEWKISGEPTEASLIVAAYKAGIVLSNEKIINEFSFNSDRKRMSVIVEENGKKIAYIKGAPEVLIQRASWYLENGEKKRLDEDAKKRFEEYFGELAKKGLRTLALARRELPDDIRLDAEDVEKNLTLIGVVGIIDPPRPEVPEAVKMAKSAGIKVVMITGDAPLTALAIANAVEMKSEEVVVGSELDKMDDEELVSLLKKEAVFARTTPAHKLRIVSLLQKEKMIVAMTGDGVNDAPALKKADIGIAMGQRGTDVAKSAADMILLDDNFATIINAVKEGRRQYDNIKKFVTYLLSSNTGEVMAIFINILLGGPLILLPVQILWMNLVTDSLTAVALGMEKAEKGIMKRPPLSVNAPFLQTRGVIMILLLGGYIAAATLWLFHHYLSLEMPQAQAVAMAQTAAFTGIIILEKVNVFNYRSLKDPIPFIGFFSNPWLIGAWLLTVGAQVAAVYVPFLQQTLHTVPLRLADWGLIFAVAVPLFVAVELYKWIERFIAGKKENSGT, from the coding sequence AAAATTCCCGGTATTCTCTCTGCTCTTTTTATAGCTATGGCCTTGCACTATACTCCTTTGAAATCTATGATGACTACAGGACCTATAGGTGATGTATTTACTGCACTGGCTGAACTAGGCGTACTGTTTTTACTCTTTTTTATTGGTTCTGAAATTGATATAAAGCAGATGCGTTCCCAAAGTAAAGATATTGTTGTTGCAACAGTATTAAATACGATTTTTCCTTTTATTTTGGGTGTAGCTGTAATGATATATCTGGGATATGGATGGATGATAGCCTTTGTTATCGGGGTTACAAGGATGCCAACTGCAGAGGCTGTAGTTGTTCCCATACTTGATCAGTTCAGACTGACACGTACGAAAGTGGGCAGTTACATTATAGGCGTTGGAGTATTGGATGATGTAATAGAAGTTTTTCTTGTAGCTTTTGTCTCTGTTTGGATAGGAACGCTGCAGGCCGGTACAGGCTTTCTGGAAGGAGATATATTAAAAATAGTTTTTCATTTGATCGTATTTGTACTGTTTGCATGGGTGGCAAGAAGATGGATTTTAATACCTCTTTCCAGATGGCTTGAAACAAAAGTATCAAATCTTATTTTTTTAGCCATTATTACACTTTTTCTTTTCGGAGGATATGCAGAATATTCCGAGCTTGGACTGGTTGTTGGCGCTATTACGGCGGGAATGCTTATGCAGCCTGTTTTTGATGCGGCCAATAAAGCGGGACAAAGAGCTGCTTATGCCATACGCGCTGTAAGTTATGGATTTTTCGGGGTAATTTTCTTTTTATGGATAGGGCTTAGCATAGATCTTGAAGGGCTGATCAAGTCGCCTGAACTTGCAATTTTACTTTTTTTAGCTGCTTTTTTGGGAAAACTTATAGGTATTTTTTTGATGGTTCCTATGAAGAAACTATCGCCGAAAGAAGCATGGGTGATAGGAATAGGACTAAATGCAAGACTTACGACGGAAATAATCGTTGCAAAACTTCTGCTTGATGCGAAGATTATCGATGTAAAACTTTTTACAGCTTTGGTTGCAGCCTCCTCTCTTTCTACGATTATAGTTCCCATATTTTTCTCAGCATTGGTTGTCAGATGGAAAAAAGAGATTTTTGTTTCCTTACCCCAAAAAGTAAAACCCAAAGCTGCTGAGAAAAAGCCGACTGTGCCTGCTTGGTATGCAAAAAAGCCTGAAGAAGTAGCTTTGCTGTTGCATACGGATCCCCAAAAAGGTCTTTCCGAAGATGAAGCAAGAAAACGCTTTAAAATTTACGGGCCAAATCAACTGAAAACGGCTAGAAAAGAGAGATGGTATAAAATCCTTCTCCGTCAGTTTTCCGATATATTGATAATTATACTGCTTATTGCAGCGGCAATCGCCTATGCGATCGGTGAAACAAGCGATACCTGGACAATACTTCTCATTGTTCTGTTAAACGGAATTTTGGGTTTTGTGCAGGAGTATAGAGCCGAAAAGGCGATCGAAGCGCTTCAAAAGATGCTGAGTCCCCGTTGCAAAGTTATACGCGAGGGCAGAGAAAAAGAGATCGAGGCACGCTTTCTGGTGCCGGGCGACCTGGTAAAGCTGCAGATTGGCGACAAAGTTCCGGCAGATTTGAGACTGATAGAAGCGGTAAATCTCAAAGCCGATGAATCCGTTCTTACCGGAGAGTCTGTTCCCGTTCCGAAACAGACAGACCCTGTACCGGAAAATACTCCTTTGTCAGGTAGAAGCTCTATGGTTTGGATGGGTACAAATATTACAAATGGATATGGCAAAGGTGTAGTAGTCGCAACGGCTATGCGGACTGAATTCGGAAGAATCGCGAAAATGACAAGCGAAGTTGAAGAGACCAGAACGCCTCTGCAGAAAAAACTAGCAGTTCTTGGGAAAAAACTGGGTGTAATCTCTGTCGCTATATCGGCATTTGTTGCTATTGCTGGCTATTTTCTCGGAAAAGATCTTATGGAGATGTTTCTGACAGGAGTCTCTCTTGCTGTTGCAGTTGTCCCGGAAGGGTTGCCGGCAGTAGTAACAATAACTCTTGCATTAGGTGTAAAAGCGATGGTCAAGCAGAATGCACTATTAAGACGCCTTCAGGCTGCAGAAGCGCTTGGTAGTGCAAATTTTATCTGTACAGATAAAACCGGTACACTTACACAAAACCAGATGACTGTTAAAGAGATAAGGTTGATGGGGCACAGGTTACAGGTTACCGGAAGCGGATATGAACCGAAAGGCAGTTTTTTAGAAGAGGGTAAAAAAATCGATCCAAAAAGAGAGCCTGATCTGATTGAACTGCTAAAAACCGGTCTTATATGCAATCATGCATCCCTTTATAAAGAAAATAGTGAATGGAAAATAAGCGGTGAACCCACGGAAGCATCTCTTATCGTAGCGGCATATAAGGCGGGAATAGTTCTTTCGAATGAAAAAATTATTAACGAATTTTCTTTCAATTCCGATAGAAAAAGAATGAGTGTAATAGTAGAGGAGAACGGAAAAAAGATCGCTTATATTAAAGGCGCGCCCGAAGTTCTCATCCAAAGAGCATCCTGGTATCTGGAAAACGGAGAGAAAAAGAGACTTGATGAAGATGCGAAAAAGAGGTTTGAGGAGTATTTTGGAGAGCTTGCAAAAAAGGGTCTGAGAACCCTCGCATTGGCTCGACGCGAACTGCCTGATGATATTCGTCTTGATGCAGAAGATGTGGAAAAGAATCTGACGCTGATAGGCGTTGTAGGGATTATCGATCCTCCTCGTCCTGAAGTACCAGAGGCAGTGAAAATGGCAAAATCCGCAGGGATAAAAGTTGTTATGATAACAGGGGACGCTCCTCTTACGGCTTTAGCTATAGCAAATGCAGTTGAGATGAAGTCAGAGGAGGTAGTCGTAGGTTCAGAGCTTGATAAAATGGATGATGAAGAGCTTGTTTCGCTTCTGAAAAAAGAGGCCGTTTTTGCCCGAACCACACCGGCACACAAACTGCGAATCGTATCGCTTTTGCAGAAGGAGAAAATGATTGTCGCTATGACCGGCGACGGCGTCAATGATGCGCCGGCTCTGAAAAAAGCGGATATCGGTATAGCTATGGGGCAGAGGGGAACAGATGTGGCAAAAAGTGCCGCGGATATGATACTGCTTGATGACAATTTTGCGACGATTATAAATGCCGTAAAAGAGGGACGAAGACAGTATGATAATATAAAAAAATTTGTCACATATCTACTTTCTTCCAATACCGGTGAAGTAATGGCTATATTTATAAACATACTTTTGGGCGGACCCCTTATTTTGCTGCCTGTACAGATTCTTTGGATGAATCTGGTAACAGACAGCCTGACAGCTGTCGCTCTGGGTATGGAAAAAGCTGAAAAAGGAATTATGAAGCGTCCGCCCCTTTCTGTAAATGCGCCTTTTCTACAGACAAGGGGAGTCATTATGATACTGTTGCTTGGAGGTTATATAGCTGCCGCTACGCTTTGGCTTTTTCACCACTATCTCTCTCTCGAAATGCCTCAGGCACAGGCTGTTGCCATGGCTCAGACAGCAGCCTTTACGGGCATAATAATACTTGAAAAGGTGAATGTATTCAATTACCGTTCTTTAAAAGATCCCATTCCTTTTATAGGCTTTTTCTCAAATCCATGGTTGATAGGTGCCTGGCTTTTGACTGTAGGAGCACAGGTTGCGGCTGTGTATGTACCTTTTTTACAGCAGACCCTTCATACCGTGCCTCTTCGCCTTGCTGACTGGGGATTGATTTTTGCTGTTGCAGTTCCGCTTTTCGTTGCGGTAGAATTGTACAAATGGATCGAAAGGTTTATAGCCGGAAAAAAGGAAAATAGTGGTACTTGA
- the def gene encoding peptide deformylase, translating into MIREVVVYPDKRLKEVSKPVESFDENLHTLLDDMYETMIAKNGIGLAAIQIGVPLRALIINLPDEEGNQPKEALLEVINPVILEKRGSAVYTEGCLSVPEYYDDVERAEWVKVEFQDRYGEKKVIETDGLLAIAFQHEIDHLNGHLFIEKLSILKRKKFEKEWKKRKKATKGAKGARGKG; encoded by the coding sequence ATGATAAGAGAAGTTGTTGTATATCCCGACAAAAGACTAAAAGAGGTTTCAAAACCGGTAGAGTCTTTTGATGAAAATCTCCACACTCTTCTGGATGATATGTACGAGACTATGATCGCCAAAAACGGCATAGGCCTTGCTGCAATACAGATAGGCGTGCCTTTGAGAGCTCTTATCATAAACCTGCCGGACGAAGAGGGAAACCAACCAAAAGAGGCTCTTTTGGAGGTTATAAATCCTGTAATTCTTGAAAAGAGAGGATCGGCGGTTTATACGGAAGGGTGTCTGAGCGTTCCTGAATATTATGACGATGTAGAAAGAGCCGAATGGGTAAAGGTTGAGTTTCAGGACAGATACGGTGAAAAAAAAGTTATCGAAACAGACGGTCTTCTGGCGATTGCATTCCAGCATGAGATAGACCATCTAAACGGACATCTCTTCATAGAAAAACTCTCCATTTTAAAAAGAAAAAAGTTTGAAAAAGAGTGGAAAAAAAGAAAAAAAGCTACAAAAGGGGCTAAAGGAGCAAGAGGAAAAGGGTGA
- the clpP gene encoding ATP-dependent Clp endopeptidase proteolytic subunit ClpP — MSYYIPYVIERTGRGERSYDIFSRLLKDRIIMLSGEINDAVASSVVAQLLFLEAEDPDKDIYLYINSPGGVITSGLSIYDTMNYIKPDICTICIGQAASMGAFLLSSGAKGKRYALPHARIMIHQPLGGAQGQATDIEIQAKEIVRLKHMLNEILAENTGQSLKKISKDTDRDFFMSSEDAKEYGLIDEVLKKSFK, encoded by the coding sequence ATGAGCTATTACATTCCCTATGTTATCGAAAGAACGGGGAGAGGAGAGAGAAGCTACGATATATTTTCAAGGCTTCTCAAAGACAGAATAATAATGCTGAGCGGAGAGATCAACGATGCGGTTGCTTCTTCCGTTGTAGCACAGCTTCTTTTTTTAGAAGCCGAAGATCCGGACAAAGATATATATCTTTATATAAATTCGCCGGGAGGCGTTATCACAAGCGGACTGAGCATATATGACACTATGAATTATATAAAGCCGGACATATGTACTATATGTATAGGACAGGCGGCGTCTATGGGAGCCTTTCTTCTGAGCAGCGGAGCCAAAGGAAAAAGATACGCTCTTCCTCATGCAAGGATAATGATACACCAGCCTTTGGGAGGCGCGCAGGGACAGGCTACCGATATAGAGATCCAGGCAAAAGAGATAGTTAGACTAAAACATATGCTTAACGAGATACTTGCGGAAAATACAGGGCAGAGTCTGAAAAAGATATCGAAAGATACCGACAGAGACTTCTTTATGAGTTCCGAAGATGCAAAAGAGTACGGACTAATAGACGAGGTTTTGAAAAAGAGTTTCAAATAG
- the tig gene encoding trigger factor, which produces MEVKTSKTDNANVKIEAKIDKKEIENKSEKIAKQLAKTMDMPGFRKGKVPVAIVKKKYGQKLTQDAESQLFQEALNKGIEEAGIKKDELLGEPKFEEFNRTEEAIEAVITVSFRPQIDIEGYEEVVPDFEEPEVTEEEVEERIKQLVESAAPLKKVEEDRPLQEGDTAVIDFKGYVEGKELEGGSAQNFSLKIGSGQFIEGFEEQLIGMKPGETKTIEVTFPEDYHNKDIAGKPAKFDVTLKEIRVKEDVELDDELAKKLLNEEDATVEKLREKVREELKSAKLSKLYNEELKPKLIEALVEKFEFDLPKNIVEQEIDLHLRKKLQNMTEEELKELRENEDKIKELRDSFKEEAQRSVKATFIVDALAKAEKIEVNDQEVIQTIYFEAMQMGENPQEILEMYQKQGLIPAIKMAMIEDKLLTALLNKKMEQK; this is translated from the coding sequence ATGGAAGTAAAAACTTCAAAAACAGATAACGCAAATGTTAAAATCGAAGCGAAAATCGACAAAAAAGAGATAGAGAACAAAAGTGAAAAGATTGCAAAACAGCTTGCAAAAACTATGGATATGCCGGGATTTAGAAAAGGCAAAGTACCTGTAGCCATAGTTAAAAAGAAATATGGACAAAAACTTACACAAGATGCTGAATCGCAGCTTTTCCAGGAAGCTTTGAACAAAGGTATCGAAGAAGCCGGAATAAAAAAAGATGAGCTTTTGGGAGAGCCGAAATTTGAAGAGTTCAACAGAACAGAAGAAGCAATAGAAGCGGTAATTACTGTAAGTTTCAGACCTCAAATCGATATTGAAGGATACGAAGAGGTAGTTCCCGATTTTGAAGAGCCCGAGGTAACTGAAGAGGAAGTTGAAGAGAGGATAAAGCAGCTTGTGGAGTCGGCGGCTCCTTTGAAAAAAGTGGAAGAGGATAGACCGCTTCAAGAGGGTGATACAGCCGTTATAGATTTCAAAGGGTATGTTGAAGGCAAAGAGCTTGAAGGAGGAAGTGCACAGAACTTCAGCCTCAAAATAGGAAGCGGACAGTTTATCGAAGGATTTGAAGAGCAGCTTATAGGTATGAAACCCGGTGAAACCAAAACGATAGAGGTTACATTCCCTGAAGATTATCATAATAAAGATATAGCCGGTAAACCTGCAAAGTTTGATGTAACACTCAAAGAGATTCGGGTTAAAGAAGATGTGGAGTTGGATGACGAACTTGCAAAAAAACTTCTAAATGAAGAAGATGCTACGGTAGAAAAACTCAGAGAAAAGGTTAGAGAGGAGCTTAAATCCGCAAAACTCAGCAAACTCTATAACGAGGAGCTGAAGCCTAAGCTTATCGAAGCTCTTGTGGAAAAGTTCGAATTTGACCTACCGAAAAATATTGTAGAGCAGGAGATTGATCTGCATCTTAGAAAGAAACTACAGAATATGACCGAAGAGGAGCTAAAAGAGCTTAGAGAAAATGAAGATAAGATAAAAGAGCTTAGAGACTCTTTTAAAGAAGAGGCTCAAAGAAGCGTGAAAGCTACGTTTATAGTAGATGCACTTGCAAAAGCGGAAAAGATAGAGGTAAATGATCAGGAAGTTATTCAGACTATCTACTTCGAAGCGATGCAGATGGGAGAGAATCCTCAGGAAATTCTTGAGATGTATCAGAAGCAGGGCTTGATTCCCGCGATAAAAATGGCTATGATAGAAGATAAACTTCTAACAGCACTACTTAACAAAAAGATGGAGCAGAAATAA
- a CDS encoding iron-sulfur cluster assembly scaffold protein, producing the protein MAKHDLIGGSIWEEYSQKVQDLMNNPRNKGELTEEDAKRLGGQLIVADYGAESCGDAVRLYWIVDPKTDKILDAKFKSFGCGTAIASSDTMVELCKGKTVDEAVKITNIDVEKAMRDHPDVPAVPPQKMHCSVMAYDVIKKAASIYKGVDMESFEDEIIVCECARVSLGTIKEVIKLNDLKTVEEITDYTKAGAFCKSCIRPGGHEEREYYLVDILEETRREMEEEKLKEKAEAQAEGKEVAFNDMTVVQKIKAIEKVIDESIRQFLIMDGGNLEIIDVKENGAYTDVYIRYLGACSGCASSTTGTLYAIESTLKEKLDPNIRVLPI; encoded by the coding sequence ATGGCAAAACATGATCTAATAGGCGGCTCTATCTGGGAAGAGTACAGCCAAAAAGTACAGGATTTGATGAACAATCCCAGAAACAAAGGAGAGCTTACCGAAGAGGACGCAAAAAGACTCGGCGGACAACTTATAGTTGCCGACTATGGAGCTGAATCCTGCGGCGATGCGGTAAGATTATACTGGATAGTAGATCCGAAAACAGATAAAATTCTCGATGCAAAATTCAAATCATTCGGATGCGGTACGGCTATAGCCAGCTCCGATACTATGGTTGAACTTTGTAAAGGAAAAACAGTAGATGAAGCTGTAAAGATAACAAATATAGATGTTGAAAAAGCGATGAGAGACCATCCTGATGTTCCTGCTGTTCCGCCGCAAAAAATGCACTGCTCCGTTATGGCATACGATGTTATCAAAAAAGCCGCCTCTATATACAAAGGCGTCGATATGGAAAGTTTTGAAGATGAGATCATAGTATGTGAATGTGCGAGAGTGAGCCTTGGAACGATAAAAGAGGTTATAAAACTGAACGACCTTAAAACTGTAGAAGAGATAACAGACTACACAAAAGCCGGAGCCTTCTGTAAATCCTGTATCAGACCTGGCGGACATGAAGAGAGAGAATACTATCTTGTGGACATCCTAGAAGAGACAAGAAGAGAGATGGAAGAAGAAAAACTCAAAGAAAAAGCCGAAGCCCAGGCTGAAGGAAAAGAGGTGGCTTTCAACGATATGACGGTTGTACAGAAAATAAAAGCTATAGAAAAAGTGATAGATGAAAGTATCAGACAGTTCCTTATAATGGACGGCGGAAACCTTGAGATAATCGATGTAAAAGAGAACGGCGCCTATACAGATGTATATATCAGATATCTCGGAGCATGTTCCGGATGTGCAAGCTCAACAACCGGAACTCTTTACGCAATCGAATCCACTCTTAAAGAGAAGCTCGATCCAAATATCAGAGTTCTTCCTATCTAA
- a CDS encoding MgtC/SapB family protein — MVLEYSIIKSLLIALVLGFVIGMQRTLAHMQQNRIPFAGSRTFALICLLGYLSGWMQEYIENIVPLAISILGVLIAISYYIKAAIGGKKGITTQIAALITYFLGLMIYYDLENYAVFLGVLIVILLDIKPRLQRFESHLTAADINAAILLMAMSFVVLPVLPDRMMGPYNLFNPYKTWLMAVIIAAISFVGYAAIKILGNKRGVFLTGAFGGLISSTAVSITLSKLYNFQKEYISNYAGGIAIACTFMYLRVLFEAAVIYPGLAEKLVPAFAGAALAGFGFSYYFYRFSRTAEISFENSAIMKNPLQLSEAIKFGILFGLIYGAIAFVKTKYGDVGVYVVSFFSGITDVDAITLSLSELSREQKLHLSVSMNGIVIASVTNSIVKLGIVYWLGGRHLGWRLTQFFVVTLGIMGIGVWVSENFFV; from the coding sequence GTGGTACTTGAATATAGTATTATCAAATCGCTGCTGATAGCGTTGGTATTGGGATTTGTGATCGGTATGCAGCGTACACTTGCACATATGCAGCAAAACCGTATTCCTTTTGCCGGTTCTAGGACTTTTGCATTGATTTGTCTGCTCGGATATCTTTCCGGATGGATGCAAGAGTATATAGAAAATATCGTTCCTTTAGCTATATCTATACTAGGGGTTTTGATAGCGATATCCTACTATATCAAGGCGGCTATAGGGGGCAAAAAAGGTATAACTACGCAGATTGCGGCATTGATTACTTATTTTTTGGGATTGATGATCTATTATGATTTGGAAAATTATGCGGTATTTTTGGGTGTGCTTATAGTTATACTGCTTGATATAAAACCGAGACTTCAGCGTTTTGAGTCACATCTAACCGCCGCCGATATAAATGCCGCAATTTTGCTTATGGCGATGAGCTTTGTTGTTTTGCCGGTACTTCCCGACAGGATGATGGGACCGTATAATCTATTCAATCCCTACAAGACATGGCTTATGGCCGTAATTATAGCAGCTATCTCTTTTGTTGGATATGCGGCTATAAAGATACTAGGTAACAAACGGGGAGTATTTCTTACAGGTGCTTTTGGAGGGCTTATCTCTTCTACCGCTGTTTCTATCACACTTTCTAAGCTTTACAATTTTCAAAAAGAGTATATAAGCAATTATGCGGGAGGTATTGCAATCGCCTGTACTTTTATGTATCTGCGGGTACTTTTTGAGGCGGCCGTGATCTATCCGGGACTTGCCGAAAAACTTGTTCCTGCTTTTGCGGGAGCTGCTTTGGCAGGGTTTGGTTTCAGCTACTATTTTTATCGCTTTTCGCGAACAGCCGAGATTTCATTTGAAAACAGTGCAATTATGAAAAATCCTTTACAACTCAGTGAGGCAATAAAATTTGGAATTTTATTTGGACTTATTTATGGAGCCATCGCTTTTGTAAAAACAAAATACGGGGATGTAGGAGTATATGTGGTATCTTTTTTTTCCGGTATTACCGATGTGGATGCCATTACGCTTTCTCTTTCTGAGCTTTCAAGAGAACAGAAACTTCACCTGAGTGTTTCTATGAACGGCATAGTCATTGCCTCTGTAACAAATTCTATTGTAAAACTGGGTATTGTATATTGGCTTGGGGGAAGACATCTGGGATGGAGATTGACTCAGTTTTTTGTTGTAACTTTGGGGATAATGGGTATAGGTGTTTGGGTTTCGGAAAATTTTTTTGTTTAA